One Ostrea edulis chromosome 2, xbOstEdul1.1, whole genome shotgun sequence genomic region harbors:
- the LOC130052079 gene encoding uncharacterized protein LOC130052079 — protein sequence MVLNQCAETSDNLTYRYLIEKANIQAAVLDHDYLERPFTEYWVQRAVEVTADKVVAIEEQTRGQASSNNWFKERSWRITASRFGDICLATDRRNRQKLCESLYQPSAAVFRSEALVHGSTYETRAIRSFERETGQGVQRCGFFVDMDRPYLGASPDGLVGNDALIEVKCPFAGRFEKIQPGKYFPYLTMDSVTGEMKLKPTSKYFFQIQGQMLIAKKQICYFVVYTFKDLFIQKVHIDVECCQNSLLPKLDVFYDKFFMPYLLSLL from the exons ATGGTCTTAAACCAATGTGCAGAGACCTCAGACAATCTGACATACAGATATCTCATCGAGAAAGCAAATATTCAG GCAGCAGTATTGGACCATGATTATTTGGAAAGACCCTTCACAGAGTATTGGGTTCAACGAGCTGTTGAG gtAACAGCAGATAAAGTAGTTGCCATTGAGGAGCAGACACGTGGACAAGCCAGCTCAAATAATTGGTTCAAGGAGAGATCATGGCGGATCACAGCCTCAAGATTTGGAGATATCTGTTTAGCTACAGACAGGCGTAATAGGCAGAAACTCTGCGAGTCCCTATACCAGCCTTCTGCTGCTGTATTTCGCAGTGAAGCTCTAGTCCATGGAAGTACCTACGAGACACGTGCTATTAG ATCCTTTGAAAGAGAGACTGGCCAAGGTGTTCAAAGATGTGGTTTCTTTGTTGATATGGATCGACCTTACTTGGGGGCATCACCGGATGGACTCGTTGGCAATGATGCACTAATTGAAGTCAAATGTCCCTTTGCTGGTCGCTTTGAGAAGATTCAGCCTGGAAAGTACTTCCCATATCTAACAATGGACTCTGTAACTggtgaaatgaaattgaaacccacctctaaatattttttccaaatacaAGGCCAAATGCTTATtgccaaaaaacaaatttgctaTTTTGTTGTATACACTTTCAAAGATTTGTTCATCCAGAAAGTACATATTGATGTAGAATGTTGCCAGAATTCTCTTCTTCCAAAGCTTGATGTATTCTATGATAAATTTTTCATGCCATACTTGTTATCCTTGCTGTAA
- the LOC130052078 gene encoding uncharacterized protein LOC130052078 isoform X3, giving the protein MTTKSPNQVQLLTCGERRRLKYGAAPSVFDFKNTSTTQESDRAKRKRLRESTQDTCTPMIEDLPMYMDELIVHHEVVVDQSSTSMSTSMPEEMCSTAEKEIQCDIPTLGRFSIEV; this is encoded by the exons ATGACTACAAAATCACCGAATCAG GTGCAACTACTGACATGTG GTGAACGAAGACGACTTAAGTATGGAGCTGCGCCCTCTGTTTTTGACTTCAAGAATACCAGTACTACCCAGGAGTCTGACAGAGCTAAGCGAAAGAGGCTGCGAGAGTCTActcaagatacatgtactccAATGATTGAAGACCTGCCCATGTATATGGATGAATTGATTGTACATCACGAAGTTGTCGTAGATCAGTCATCTACAAGTATGTCCACATCCATGCCAGAAGAAATGTGTTCAACAGCTGAGAAAGAAATCCAGTGTGACATACCTACCTTAGGTAGATTTTCAATTGAAG TTTAA
- the LOC130052078 gene encoding uncharacterized protein LOC130052078 isoform X1, whose product MTTKSPNQVQLLTCGERRRLKYGAAPSVFDFKNTSTTQESDRAKRKRLRESTQDTCTPMIEDLPMYMDELIVHHEVVVDQSSTSMSTSMPEEMCSTAEKEIQCDIPTLGRFSIEGMKLDTKMLSYYTGLNGYDHFMLLFNILGPAAFDLNYKCGLLSPQDQLFLTLMKLRQAKEDVELAMLFKVCESTVSKIVTTWINFLYFQLKELEEQFWPSKDIIKEHMPTDFAKKFPNTRVILDATEQPIHKPSNVEAQSKTWSSYKHKNTLKTMVGVTPNGAVSYVSSTYGGSVSDRQIIEHSTLLDVGKFDAGDSIMADRGILVQDLFANQNVFINTPTFLKGKSQLDPEEIVRDRRVASKRIHVERVIGLAKRFKILKHELPMSKIPLASRIVYICFMLSNFRNCIVDKSA is encoded by the exons ATGACTACAAAATCACCGAATCAG GTGCAACTACTGACATGTG GTGAACGAAGACGACTTAAGTATGGAGCTGCGCCCTCTGTTTTTGACTTCAAGAATACCAGTACTACCCAGGAGTCTGACAGAGCTAAGCGAAAGAGGCTGCGAGAGTCTActcaagatacatgtactccAATGATTGAAGACCTGCCCATGTATATGGATGAATTGATTGTACATCACGAAGTTGTCGTAGATCAGTCATCTACAAGTATGTCCACATCCATGCCAGAAGAAATGTGTTCAACAGCTGAGAAAGAAATCCAGTGTGACATACCTACCTTAGGTAGATTTTCAATTGAAGGTATGAAACTGGACACTAAGATGCTTTCTTATTACACTGGTTTGAATGGCTATGATCATTTCATGCTTCTCTTTAATATTCTTGGACCAGCAGCTTTTGACTTGAATTACAAATGTGGCTTATTAAGTCCACAAGATCAGTTGTTTTTAACTCTGATGAAACTCAGACAAGCAAAAGAAGATGTGGAACTTGCTATGCTCTTTAAAGTCTGTGAATCTACTGTTTCTAAAATTGTAACAACTTGGATTaactttttgtattttcaattaaaagagTTAGAGGAACAATTCTGGCCTTCTAAAGACATCATTAAAGAACATATGCCAACAGATTTTGCTAAAAAGTTTCCCAATACACGCGTAATTTTAGATGCAACCGAGCAACCAATTCACAAACCATCAAATGTTGAGGCACAATCCAAAACATGGTCTTCTTATAAACACAAAAACACGTTGAAAACCATGGTAGGTGTAACTCCAAATGGAGCAGTATCTTATGTATCCTCTACTTATGGGGGCTCTGTGTCTGACAGACAAATCATTGAACACTCTACTCTGCTAGATGTAGGCAAATTTGATGCTGGTGACAGCATTATGGCAGATCGGGGAATTCTTGTTCAAGATTTATTTGCGAATcagaatgtttttattaatacaCCTACGTTTCTCAAGGGCAAAAGCCAACTTGACCCCGAAGAAATAGTTAGAGATAGGCGAGTTGCCTCAAAACGTATTCATGTAGAGAGGGTGATTGGGCTTGCAAAGAggttcaaaattttgaaacatgAGCTACCAATGTCAAAAATCCCCCTAGCTTCCAGAATTGTGTACATTTGTTTTATGTTGTCAAATTTTAGGAATTGCATTGTTGATAAAAGTGCTTAA
- the LOC130052078 gene encoding uncharacterized protein LOC130052078 isoform X2, producing the protein MIEDLPMYMDELIVHHEVVVDQSSTSMSTSMPEEMCSTAEKEIQCDIPTLGRFSIEGMKLDTKMLSYYTGLNGYDHFMLLFNILGPAAFDLNYKCGLLSPQDQLFLTLMKLRQAKEDVELAMLFKVCESTVSKIVTTWINFLYFQLKELEEQFWPSKDIIKEHMPTDFAKKFPNTRVILDATEQPIHKPSNVEAQSKTWSSYKHKNTLKTMVGVTPNGAVSYVSSTYGGSVSDRQIIEHSTLLDVGKFDAGDSIMADRGILVQDLFANQNVFINTPTFLKGKSQLDPEEIVRDRRVASKRIHVERVIGLAKRFKILKHELPMSKIPLASRIVYICFMLSNFRNCIVDKSA; encoded by the coding sequence ATGATTGAAGACCTGCCCATGTATATGGATGAATTGATTGTACATCACGAAGTTGTCGTAGATCAGTCATCTACAAGTATGTCCACATCCATGCCAGAAGAAATGTGTTCAACAGCTGAGAAAGAAATCCAGTGTGACATACCTACCTTAGGTAGATTTTCAATTGAAGGTATGAAACTGGACACTAAGATGCTTTCTTATTACACTGGTTTGAATGGCTATGATCATTTCATGCTTCTCTTTAATATTCTTGGACCAGCAGCTTTTGACTTGAATTACAAATGTGGCTTATTAAGTCCACAAGATCAGTTGTTTTTAACTCTGATGAAACTCAGACAAGCAAAAGAAGATGTGGAACTTGCTATGCTCTTTAAAGTCTGTGAATCTACTGTTTCTAAAATTGTAACAACTTGGATTaactttttgtattttcaattaaaagagTTAGAGGAACAATTCTGGCCTTCTAAAGACATCATTAAAGAACATATGCCAACAGATTTTGCTAAAAAGTTTCCCAATACACGCGTAATTTTAGATGCAACCGAGCAACCAATTCACAAACCATCAAATGTTGAGGCACAATCCAAAACATGGTCTTCTTATAAACACAAAAACACGTTGAAAACCATGGTAGGTGTAACTCCAAATGGAGCAGTATCTTATGTATCCTCTACTTATGGGGGCTCTGTGTCTGACAGACAAATCATTGAACACTCTACTCTGCTAGATGTAGGCAAATTTGATGCTGGTGACAGCATTATGGCAGATCGGGGAATTCTTGTTCAAGATTTATTTGCGAATcagaatgtttttattaatacaCCTACGTTTCTCAAGGGCAAAAGCCAACTTGACCCCGAAGAAATAGTTAGAGATAGGCGAGTTGCCTCAAAACGTATTCATGTAGAGAGGGTGATTGGGCTTGCAAAGAggttcaaaattttgaaacatgAGCTACCAATGTCAAAAATCCCCCTAGCTTCCAGAATTGTGTACATTTGTTTTATGTTGTCAAATTTTAGGAATTGCATTGTTGATAAAAGTGCTTAA